AGAACAAATTATGGTAGAAGAGAGACAAACTAAACAAAACTTAAGCATAAGGTTTTATTATGATAAGACCCCATATGGGAAGCATATACATGTCTGTGACGATAAGTGATCACTTCGTCTCCACACGTTCAGTTATAAACTCACTATTATGAATGTACGTCCTACCAGTGATCACAAACCTGTCTCCACAACTTCTCATAATATCTCAGTGTTTTAGGACTGATATAATTTATACATTGTCTCATACTCTGCTTTTCGTCTTTCAATTGAAAACTCACTATCATGAATGTACGTCCTCCCAGTGATCACAAACCTCTCTCCACAACTTCTCATAATATCTCAGTGTTTTAGGACTGATATAATTTATACATTGTCTCATACTCTGCTTTTCGTCTTTCAATTGAAACAACTTGTAGAGAATGAACTTTATCTGAATATACCGTTTTCTAGTAAACAATTTATTCATAGCCGTCTCAACTATTCCGAATCTCCTGAGTAGGTCGTGCTTACTCCCTTCTAAGTCAAAATCAAACAACACCTTTTCTAAATGGTACTTCCGATGGTACACTGACTTCCTACgtatcctgtacatattctcGTAAAAATCAAACCACTCGACGGCATAGTCGTATCCATGGTGAACACCACAATTTCTACATATATTAGCTCCATTGTCATTTACCCTATCCTGCATACCAAAACATGCCTCGAACCTCACCGACTCTCCCTTAGTCACGTACTCCCTTATTTTTCGATCACAAAATGGACAATCGTAATATCCCTCTTCCTCTAATGCCATATGGATCACTCTATCACAAACCATTCTATATACTTACACAAGagattatattcttatatgaCGTAACGGCACAGCTATGGCGTTCTGTGGCCTAATTATtttatatgtacattagaCATGCCCAGACTCGCTAGCGGTGAATTCCGACTCGCTCCTAAGAATTAAAATTCCAAGAATGTCACGCAACAGCCGTAACCGTAGGATTGTTTTATAAAATGAAACCAGCACACACCGCatgaaaaatatatagtaTCCATAAAACTAGAAATAACAGTTTCcaaagaataaaaaatgtataatttccataaaataaattcaatcAGCAGTTTCCATACAGCGGATCCCGTCACGATTTTTGGGGCTTGGATCTGAGGGGGGCTAAAATTTTTGTGCCcagggttttgcaaaattgccgcccccctccctcccccagtaattaatgaccgctctcttattgtagtattgatggCTAAAAGCATAAATGTAAGTAAAGCGAGGTTCAAGCCTGTTACGAATCGTGTTTCTTACAGCAATCACTCTACTGACATTCTAAAAGTAAAATGGAAATTAAAGAAGTCTTAAATATATTATTACAAGGTGTATAGTTTAATTTTTCactttgaagtattttttccCTAAAATATTAATTTTCCAATAAATTTCTTTATAAACCACCAACCGTAGCCTGTGAGTTGAATGGAATCGTTCGAAAGAAGAGGTAAGCTCCATAGATTTGGCATCAAAAGAAActtttaaataggtgtatagaACTAAGCTAGGGAAATCAACGACAAAACACAAAAGTCTAAGATGTTATTATtgatgttattattgttactaTCGATTTTACATTTAATCAACGTATTCGTAAAAGCCTGATAGCTAACAACTAGTATAAATgagaacaaataaaaatccCTTTAAATTATTGTTTAGGAATTCTctaaattttcaaatttctaGTGTCAGGTGAGACTTCCATCGGTGGCCATTTCGCCCCAAGCTGCTTGTGTTTGCTTTGTGGAAGCCACTGGCAATACGCAGTGAGCAAGTACCGCTTGTCCTTCCTCCAGGCTCGTTCAAGGGCCGCCTTGGAGTCTACCTGCTCACTGACAAGCTCACTCAACAGCATCTCAGTTCGAGGGTGGAGCTTCGCCCATGACTTAACCATCGTATTAGGGGAGCTGAGAAGAAGAGGTGTGAACTTCTGAAGACGAGGGACTACTTGTCCTTCTAACAAAAAGCGTGCAAACCATTTGTACCTCTCCAGCCCTGGTGGAAAGTCCAACTCTTGCACTGGGACTTGCCATGAACGCACTCCAAACGCACACGACATGTGGCACCTGACAAGGCCAGCCTCGACATCAAACCGAGGCGGGGGCTGTTCTGCAGGCTTGGAAAATGCACATTGGTTTGGAACTAGCACAGGTAGCCACTCTACCTCAATTGTAGTCACTCCTACAGAGGGAGTAAAATATAGACAAATAGTCAAACATAAATCCATTCAAAGGCTAAATAACAGGCTGTAGAAACGGTATACTTTTATCTCAAATAACGTTGCAATTGAGAATCCATCTGCCATAACCTGTGTTGCTTCATGGATATCAAATATAGCAAATATATGTAATCTAGCTAGGTTTAAAAACAGTGACCGAATCTGAACGCCTACATGGCTTTCAAAAAGTGGGTTTTCACATGTTACATGTCCATTAATTGCATCTGAACACCTACAGTATATAACTTTCGGAGTGGGGTTTTGCATGTTACCCATGATGTACAGCAAGCTACAATACAAGGATTCTCAAAGTAGAAACGTTACTTGGAATACCTGTAGACATCTAAAAAACGTTCAGGTAGTgatgaaagaaagaaagaaaatttaaATCAGGTAATTTCAACATTGTTGAAAGATGAAATTAGTCCTTAGTACTGTATTATCTGAGGTAATTTTCTAATAGGATTACTTTGAAGATTGCAAAACGTCCATAACAAGTCCTTCAGCAGTAGTGATACTACTTTAAACTCTCCTGAGGTTTGTAGCCATGTCTACTAGAGGATTTGTGTACATGTTAAGTATTTTAAATGAGGCAGACAATGTGTGTGACATCCCATTTTTGCAAATTGTAATGCAATCTTTGTTGTGTTGCAAGTTGCAAGAAAAGAAGAATTGATTTCTACGTTATTTTTCACAAAATAACGAGAAACCTTGCTGtgtatgttgtggtttgaaatgcttcttggtttgaaattgttaaaaccagtttgaaaaaaaatcaaaccaagaagcatttcaaaccacaacaaatgtggcatggtttgaatttttttcaaactggttttaacaatttcaaaccaagaagcatttcaaaccacaacatgtATATCATGTTTCTGCACCATTTGTTAGTCAATGTTGCATTGCAAGTTACTGGAAAAAATGCCTCCATTAACATGTCCTTTAGTCACTCACCTTTCAGAAAGAGTTTGCTTGTTTCCACGACCTCTTGGTAGACAACATACTGAGGCAGAACACTGAACAATGCTGATTTGGGATGAATAAAAACAGGCTCCTCTACTGCTGTGCAGATGTAGGCGTTCTTGTGTTTGGGATCCGTAAGCTCTTCAGCAGGTATTCGACGAGCAACATGATCTCCTAGGCAGGACAGACATATCTGCCTGATTGCTTCGCACTGCTTGGCAGTTGGGGGGGCCATTTTGGGATTAAGTGCTACTTGAGCCTCTGGGCAAACAAGGTTGACAGTGTTTGTCAACTGCGTGCGAAGCTTGCGTATCTCAAGCATGCCTTTGTGGCGTAGCCCATTTTCACAGCAGAACTTCTCAGTGCATCCAGCATACTCTGAGGCCCCCACAGCCCTTAACAATACCATGATATCACCAAGCTTTTGGGATTCACCAAAACCTGCCCAGCTACGTCTCAATTTAGTGATCCTCACATGATGTTTCTGAAGCTCTTCCTTGTTGCCACTGAAACCAGCCTCTTTGATGTCATCCACAAATATCTCCTTCACCGTCAGAGCCGCAATTATGGCGATGATGAACTCCATACAACTCTCTTGGTGACCTAGGCAGAGCATTTTAGCATAACGGGGTAAAACTGGGAACTTGGCCATTGCGCTGCCGAGAGGTGAGATGACAGCACTGATGTTACCTTTAACTGTCTTTCTCTCCTCCAAGGCTCCAAGGTCAAGAAGTAGCTTCTCTGCTGTTTCCAGAGCAGAACTACTGGGTGGAGTTGGAAAAGGAAAGTTCACCACTTTGTCAATGTTCATGCTCTTCATTTGAAGAACCAAGTCATCAACTGGGCACCTGACAATATCTGCTTCAGAATACTCCACAAACTCATTAGTGAACACGGCAGACGAATACAGGCGATAGCAGTGGCCAGGCTCAACTCGCCCAGCGCGCCCTGCCCTTTGGTTAGCTGAGGCCTTGGAAGTCCATGTTATTCTAAAGGAGGAAACTCCAGTAACCTTATCATAATAGCGCCTCTTCACCATCCCTGTATCAACTACATACTTGATGTTAGGAATCGTCAATGACGTCTCAGCAACATTTGTGGCTACCACACACAAGCGGGCACCCCCTGGGGACTGTTGGAAGACTTTAGCTTGCTCCTTGCTAGACAGAAGTGAATAAAGGGGGAGCACATACATAGGAAGACTTGAATCCACACTTGGTGTAAAAGCagagtcatcatcatcatagtcaGCAGCATTGGCATCATGTTCCCCTAAATCTTCATCTTCAGCTTCACGGTCTTCTGCCACAGGCTTAGTAGGGAACTCGGCTAAATCGATGTCACAGCCACCATCAGTAACACCAGTACTGGTTTTCTTAAATGGGAAGGTCTTCCTGAGTTTTCTGCAGAGACCATGGATCTCATTTTGGCCAGTAACAAACAACAGAATGCCCCCTGACGGTAGTGTGCGATGGATTTTGCAAACCTTGCGAAAAGCCTCCTGTATGTAATCATCAGGAGTTCTTTTGCTAAAATGCACAGTAACAGGAAACTGGCGCGAGTCAACCTTTATGGTTATTGGAGGATCTGGAAACAGCTTGGTGTTGCTAGTGAAGTCTTCTACTCTCAGAGTCGCAGACATTATAACAAGCTTAAGTTTGTTTCCTTGTTTAGCCCTCAGAGGTACAATCCGTGAGAGTAAGCCAATCAAGATATCAGTGTACACACTCCGTTCATGAGCCTCATCAATAACAACCACTGAATACTTGCTCAAAAGAAAGTCTTTTTCAACTTCCTTCAACATGACACCATCTGTCATGAACTTAATGACTGTCTCATCAGAGGTGTTGCCCTGATAACGGATCTGGTAAGACACTTTGCTTGTTGGCATAGACATTTCCTTGGCAACCCTCTGGGACATGCTCACTGCCGCCACTCTCCGAGGCTCTGTTATACCTATTAATCCTCTTTTTGTATAACCAGCTTCATAAAGGAATTGAGGAACTTGTGTTGTTTTCCCGCTACCCGTTTCTCCGCATAGAATAACAACATTGTTTTCACTGATTGCTTCCATTATGGCCTGTTCTTCTGCTAGTATAGGGAGCTGAAGTCTGGCTGCCTGAATCTCAGGTTCTCGTTCCACCTCTATAAAAGTTGCAGGCTCTGCCTTAGGTTTGTTTGCTGAAATAGTAGTGGTTTTAATTTTGCATTCTATGCCTTGATCACTGTATGAATTTGACACTGTTTGAGGATTTCTTTCAGGAGATTTCTCAATATCCTTTGCTTTTGTAGCTTGCAGATTTACTGTCCCATTATTTACAGAATCATAATTGACTTTGTcactgatttcatcctcctcctcctccaccccatcatcatcatcatcatcatcatcatcatcatcatcatcaccatcatcatcatcatcattggaCTCACCTGATTCAGTTCCTGCATTATCATTGGACAAATTCCCTGGGACTGGTTGACAAGCTTTCTTAATCAGTCTTacttttttagctttttttctCCCCTTCTTATCACTTGATATAATTTGACTTTGAATTGCATGTTGGTTTATAGGAACCCCTTCACTTTCAGTGAATTTCCTCTTACGATCTAACTGCCCAATACTTGTGGACGAACTCATCAATGCGAGCTCCCTATCGCTCACTGCATATTGTTCAAGTTCCTTAAACAAATCACTTCTTTTGGCTTTCTTTTGCTTCTTTTCAACAATCTTTTCGAGTCTCTTCCTTTGGCGCTTGGATAGCTTCTTTATCACTTTACCCTGATCAACTCTTTTGGACAATTTGTCTTTCTTTTGAGCGACAACAAACGAATTTGTATCGCCATCAATTGGCCCATATTTTTCTCCGATTTCTGTAGATGCCCCATCTTCTTTAGGCTTTTCAGGGAATGTAGAACTTTCTGTTTCCCCACTCTGTCTGGCTTTCCAGTTGAAACCTTTCCTTGACCGTCCCATCACATTGGATTACAGCTAAACAACACACAGATCAAGAGAAAGAGAGCTGGGCACTGTAACCTCGTCAACACGTGGAcgcgtccgccatcttggatacaCTTTGTTAAACTGCTACAAGCCTTGTAAcctatgggggaggggaggtatACTAAGTTCGCGGTTTAGCTTATTGTTCCACGTTCTGTATGTCTAATTGTGATCaataaaaatttcaaaattttataaCTAAATAAGAtgattattctttattttttatttattctttgcTTAATTGAGCCCATACTACTTGCTTGGAGTAGCTTATCTACCCCCTCCACCCTAGCTACATTTCTTCAATTATCATTCTATTCGCTCCAGTCCCCAGCCGGGTTGTCTGTTCTGCACGTTTTTCAAGATGGACGCCGATCTCTATGACGAGTTTGGGAATTACATCGGGCCTGAACTAGAGAGTGACGAGGAAAGCGAGGAGGAGGATGGGAATAGGGATGATGATCTTAACGGCTATGTAAGTTGTCAGTTTTGCTGATGTTTTATTTGCACGAGACACATGGAAATCTTGTTCTCGAGTCCTGTACGTAATCGTAACGTTTTCCTGGCACAGACACACagcattttgtattttttttcatgcagTTGTTACCCCGTCTCAAGTCACCCTTTCTATAAGCCGTCGTTTTTATAGTGATTGAAGTTCTTTAGCATTTCCTACGCCGTGGTGCATACAACGAAAtaataaatcttggcgtgcaTAAAATAACTTACTCAATAAAACTTATACTTAACTTAAATAATGTCAtaatgtcatgtgatataacTGAAGTGATACTGGTAGTTCTAGATCTAAATGTTAGTGTGCATTAAAATCGTGTCAAGATATATTGCACAGCTGTTTATAATCTTCCTAAATTCACTTCTATAATAAGTTATTTTATGAGAATGCACAAGCTCTTTTGTATCTTGTTTTGATGGAATCTTTGAGCCCCTGACAGTGAATGGCTCTTCCCATTTTTAGGgggatgctgatgatgacgaGGAAGAGCAAATGGACCAGGATGATGAGCCAAGACAACAGATTGTATTGCATGAGGTATTGAACGCAATATGTATGCATAGATATGTAGGTTATTCAaagatttggggggggggggggggggtaaggtTCACGTTACATCCAGGGTAGGCATTTAACTAACCACAAGGCCTTTATATCAAGCCATGTTTTGAAATATAGACCCTGATGATGAACAAAGTTGATGCTTTATGAGTGTTTTAACAAGTCAAGTTACTTTGAAACTCAAAGCTTACTGTAACAATTGTCATTCTAAGACAATGCAAGTTAGCATATTGAGAGTTTATCTCCTGGAGAATTACATAGATAATAGCTAGGGGTAGGAAGATACTCATTGCATGGCCTTTTTACTGATTGATGTTATTGATCTTTTTAGGACAAGAAGTATTATCCTACCGCAGAAGAAGTGTATGGGCCAGATGTTGAGGTAATGATTCCAATCAGACAAAATTTAACCATCTTTTCTCATTTGCTGATTGGCTTGTATGCTTTTATTTCAGACATTAGTCCAAGAAGAAGATACTCAGCCATTAACAGGTGCATTTTGTATAGAAAAAGACATGTGACAATTTGCTTAAGCTCTTGAGGAGTTTGTTTTAATCTGCCTTCTGTTCTCTTTTAGACCCCATCATTAAACCTGTTCTAAAGAAGAAATTCTCCCATGCTGAACAAGAACTTCCTCTGACAAACTACAACATTGAGTGAGTTTTCCATCCCAACTAGTCAGATTGAGGGATTTGTTATTTGTCATATAACACTCATAAGAAAATGCAAACCTCAAATAATGATTGATTATCTTCTACCCAGGTACCTTGCTGATTTAATGGATAATCCTGAGCTGATTAGAAATGTCGCACTAGCTGGGCACTTACATTCAGGAAAGGTACTGTAAACTTTTTCTGAGTACTGGTATATCTACTAACGAGGCTACAGGCCAGCTGTAAAATAAAGGTGGCTTGTATAGGCATTGTGCAAACAGAAAGAAATATCATCAGAGTGTTGAAGTTTTATGTTGATTGCTGATGTTCAAGTAGCCCTTGCCCATGGCTTTTTTCTCTGACAAAAAGCCAACACTCTTAGGCCTAGTTTAAACTCTGTTATTTTCATGTACCAAATGAACCAATTTTAATGTTCCATGTTCGTTTGCATTTTGTAAAGGTACACGCAAGGAACAGCATTTGTTTGAGGTCTAGCAGTTGTTTTCAGCAATTTGTCAGCATCTCCCTGTTTGTTTCAGAAAAAGTTTGCTTGTTAAATACAGTGAGGGACATATTAATCATTatgtcaaacatttttttctgatttattattttttattttattttgcagaCTGCTTTTCTTGACTGCTTATTTGAGCAAACTCACCCGGAGCTAGAGGCGAAAGAGGGAAAAGAAGTGAGTACTGTACCATGCTTAAATCATCGGTACACATACTATTAATTAATCACCAAAATAGAGATAAAGTACTCATCATGATTTAGAGGCCAAAGGGGGAACAGATGTCTATGATGCTTTTATCATTACAATAACATACAGTtaaaataaatcatttttcaGCTATTAGCAATTAtaaagttttaattttttgtcttACAGCTACGATATACAGATCTTCTCTTTACTGAACAAGAGGTATGCTGGTCGCAGTTCTGTGTGGTTATGTTTTTGAAGGGATGTTCTAGTGAAGCAGGATGAAGTGTGCTATGATATTTCATGTAtgtgttgtggtttgaaatgcttcttggtttgaaattgttaaatccagtttgaaaaaaaatcaaaccaagaggcatttcaaaccacaacaaatgtggcatggtttgaatttttttcaaactggttttaacaatttcaaaccaagaagcatttcaaaccacaacatatgCATGTATTGAAAGTGCAATTATTATTCAGCTCCTTTTTTCCATATTGCAAAAAGCTACTACAGCATTTCAAATTGTAGTCAGATGCTTTGTAGCTAATAACTTATTGTATTGCTTGACCTTGTTTTGTCTTGTAAAGCGAGGACTTAGCATCAAAAgcactcctgtctcactggtCTTGCCGGATACAAAAGGAAAGTCTTACCTTCTGAATATCTTTGACACTCCAGGTGTGTAGATGTGCTCAAGGTTGGCACACCCCTCTCCCACTCCCACTCGCATCCTCTAACGATCCCTCTCTGTTCCCTTAATTCTTCCTTCCCATCCTCTCCCAATCATCTCCACCTCATCCTCTCCCACCCATCTCCACCCCATCCTCCCCCACCCATCTCCACCCAATCCTCTTCCAATCATCTCCACCCCATCCTCTCCCACCCATCTCCACCCCATCCTCTTCCACCCATCTCCACCCCATCCTCTCCCACCCATCTCCACCCCATCCTCTCCCACCCATCTCCACCCCATCCTCTCCCATCCATCTCCACCCCATCCTCTTCCAATCATCTCCACCCCATCCTCTCCCACCCATCTCCACCCCATCCTCTCCCACCCATCTCCACCCCATCCTCTTCCAATCATCTCCACCCCATCCTCTCCCACCCATCTCCACAACATCCTCTCCCACCCATCTCCACCCCATCCTCTCCCAATCATCTCCGCCCCATCCTCTCCCACCCATCTCCACCCCATCCTCTCCCAATCATCTCCACCCCATCCTCTCCCACCCATCTCCACCCCATCCTCTTCCACCCATCTCCACCCCATCCTCTTCCAATCATCTCCACCCCATCCTCTCCCACCCATCTCCACCCCATCCTCTCCCCCCATCTCCACCCCATCCTCTCCCCCCCATCTCTACCCCATCCTCTCCCAATCATCTCCACCCCATCCTCTCCCAATCATCTCCACCCCATCCTCTCCCAATCATCTCCACCCCATCCTCTCCCCCCTATCTCCACCCCATCCTCTCCCAATCATCTCCACCCCATCCTCTCCCCCCCATCTCCACCCCATCCTCTCCCCCCTCATCTCCACCCCATCCTCTTCCAATCATCTCCACCCCATCCTCTCCCACCCATCTCCACCCCATCCTCTCCCACCCATCTCCAccccatcctccccccccccatctcCACCCCATCCTCTCCCCCCCATCTCTACCCCATCCTCTCCCAATCATCTCCACCCCATCCTCTCCCAATCATCTCCACCCCATCCTCTCCCCCCCATCTCTACCCCATCCTCTCCCAATCATCTCCACCCCATCCTCTCCCAATCATCTCCACCCAAACATCCTCAAACCCTTCTGCCTCTTGCTGtgttccccctcccctctgacCAGTTTGAAGTTGAAAGTGTTGTCGAaccaacaaaaaaaagactatGTTTCTCCAAGGATCTTTCTTTATATATATGACTATAACTCTTTCGATGACTACTTGACAACAATAAATATGGCTTCTCAATGATGACTTGTTATAACTTTTCAATTTGACTTTCGTGTTATTTTTCGATAAAAATATTCTATTATTAAACTATCTGACAAATGTGATACTAATGCTTCTCcttttatttactaaataaaGCTAATTACCTAATACTCCAAATTTAGCATAACACTATTTTTGGAATATATTTTCTCTAACAAACTTTCACAAATTCAGGTGATTTTACTATCGCTCGAGCAAGCAAGTTCTAGTAACTACTAAATGGCTTTTCATTTGTATTTGTCACACTACATTCTAGAATACCCTAAAAATAGTCTCTGtatcaaataaacaataatctGGATACTTCTTTTTACAATACTAGAACTCAGtagaatttcttttttataattaCACTTAAAAATCCTATATTCTAAGGTCCTTTTTACAGTCTTTCATAACACAAGTCACTTGACTAATCATTTTATGGGTATTTGTAGGTCATGTGAATTTCTCAGACGAGGTGACTGCAGCATATCGTCTATGTGATGCTGTCATGATATTTATCGATGCTTCAGAAGGGGTAATTTGTTATTCTGTAACACTTAAATAGTTGTTTCTCTACTTCTGGTGTACTGAGCACAAAAATTTTTTTgtcaagataaaataaaatttacttAAACTGAAGTAGGCAAAGAAattgccaatttttttttcagaatagACCTTTCTGTAAATTATGCCATGTGGCATGAAAGCGAGGGTAAATAGTGATCATTCTTAATACTGCTCAAAAGAAATGCAAACAACACACCATATTATAGGGACATGAATGATTTGAGAGAGTCCATTGAAATGACCAATAATATAATGATATAAGTTTTTATGTGTATTTTAATGgtataattttgtattttatctttatttgcaGTGTATGGTCCTTAAAAATAGTTGTCTGGTTCATGTCTTTAGGTGATGTTGAACACTGAGCGTCTACTCAAGCATGCGGTACAGGAAAACCTTGCTATCACCATATGTATTAACAAGGTACAGAATGATGTAGTTATATCAACTTGCTATCACCATATGTACAAACAAGGTACATATGATGTAATTATATCACCTTGCATCACCATATGTATAAACAAGGTACAGTATAATCTAATTAAACCACCTTGCTATCACCATATGTATAAACAAGGTATGGTATGATGTAATTATATCACCTTGCTATCACCATATGTATAAACAAAGTATGGTATAATTTAGTTACATCACCTTGCTATGTATAAACAAGGTGCCATAAGATATAGTGATATCACATTGCTATCACCATATGTATAAACAAGTTGTGGTATATATGTGTTCCTTACATCATGAGCATGATCACAAGATGTGAACAAATAGACTTCATATATTAAAGTCAGCTTTTGGGTGTGTATTCTGCCCACCAGATTTGACTTTTGGTTGTTGCCTTTAGATTGACAGATTGATCTTAGAGCTCAAACTGCCCCCCACTGATGCCTACTATAAGCTCAAGCATGTCATAGATGAAGTGAATGGGCTGTTAAGGTAACCTAGt
The sequence above is a segment of the Nematostella vectensis chromosome 2, jaNemVect1.1, whole genome shotgun sequence genome. Coding sequences within it:
- the LOC5508475 gene encoding probable ATP-dependent RNA helicase DHX37 encodes the protein MGRSRKGFNWKARQSGETESSTFPEKPKEDGASTEIGEKYGPIDGDTNSFVVAQKKDKLSKRVDQGKVIKKLSKRQRKRLEKIVEKKQKKAKRSDLFKELEQYAVSDRELALMSSSTSIGQLDRKRKFTESEGVPINQHAIQSQIISSDKKGRKKAKKVRLIKKACQPVPGNLSNDNAGTESGESNDDDDDGDDDDDDDDDDDDDGVEEEEDEISDKVNYDSVNNGTVNLQATKAKDIEKSPERNPQTVSNSYSDQGIECKIKTTTISANKPKAEPATFIEVEREPEIQAARLQLPILAEEQAIMEAISENNVVILCGETGSGKTTQVPQFLYEAGYTKRGLIGITEPRRVAAVSMSQRVAKEMSMPTSKVSYQIRYQGNTSDETVIKFMTDGVMLKEVEKDFLLSKYSVVVIDEAHERSVYTDILIGLLSRIVPLRAKQGNKLKLVIMSATLRVEDFTSNTKLFPDPPITIKVDSRQFPVTVHFSKRTPDDYIQEAFRKVCKIHRTLPSGGILLFVTGQNEIHGLCRKLRKTFPFKKTSTGVTDGGCDIDLAEFPTKPVAEDREAEDEDLGEHDANAADYDDDDSAFTPSVDSSLPMYVLPLYSLLSSKEQAKVFQQSPGGARLCVVATNVAETSLTIPNIKYVVDTGMVKRRYYDKVTGVSSFRITWTSKASANQRAGRAGRVEPGHCYRLYSSAVFTNEFVEYSEADIVRCPVDDLVLQMKSMNIDKVVNFPFPTPPSSSALETAEKLLLDLGALEERKTVKGNISAVISPLGSAMAKFPVLPRYAKMLCLGHQESCMEFIIAIIAALTVKEIFVDDIKEAGFSGNKEELQKHHVRITKLRRSWAGFGESQKLGDIMVLLRAVGASEYAGCTEKFCCENGLRHKGMLEIRKLRTQLTNTVNLVCPEAQVALNPKMAPPTAKQCEAIRQICLSCLGDHVARRIPAEELTDPKHKNAYICTAVEEPVFIHPKSALFSVLPQYVVYQEVVETSKLFLKGVTTIEVEWLPVLVPNQCAFSKPAEQPPPRFDVEAGLVRCHMSCAFGVRSWQVPVQELDFPPGLERYKWFARFLLEGQVVPRLQKFTPLLLSSPNTMVKSWAKLHPRTEMLLSELVSEQVDSKAALERAWRKDKRYLLTAYCQWLPQSKHKQLGAKWPPMEVSPDTRNLKI